CAAGAAATCTGACTAGGGGGTAAATTTACAAAAATTTAGTGAGTTTTTTAAGGTCATCTGGGGTATCCACTGCAACGCTCTCAAAATCAGTTACCTCAACATTTATTTTATACCCATTCTCAAGCCAGCGGAGCTGTTCAAGCGATTCAGCCAGCTCCAAATCAGACGGTTTTAAGGCTGTAATTTCTTTCAAAATCTGAGTTTGGTAAGCGTATATTCCAATGTGTTTGTAAAATGCGTAACTCTTCAGCCAGTCCTTCATTTCTTTTCCTCGGATATGTGGGATGGTTTGACGGCTAAATAAAACGGCTTCTTTGTTCTTATTCAAAACTACTTTCGGGATATTCACATTAAACAGCTCTTCATCGGTAGTAATCTTCTTCACTAAGGTTGCAATCTGCACCTTGGGAGAGGAAAAGCAAGAAGCCACTAAATCGATCTGTTCGGGACGAATAAAAGGTTCATCGCCTTGAATATTCACCACCACATCTGCGTCTTTCGAAAACTGCTGAATGGCCTCATAACAGCGATCAGTACCACTTTGATGGTTTTCGCTGGTCATCACCACATTTCCTCCGAATTTCTTCACATGCGAAGCGATGCGTTCGTCATCCGTTGCAACAACCACATCAGCGAGGAATTTCGACTTTTTTGCTTGCACATATACGCGCTGAATCATGGATTTTCCGCCAATGTCAATTAACGGTTTGGCCGGGAAACGGGTTGACGCATAACGCGCAGGTATAATTCCGATGATTTTCATTCTAAAATTATTGAATCGTGGATGCCGCAACATTCGCTGAGGCGCTACGAATTTACTGAATTAATAAGAAATTCAAGGCCATTTTTTTAGTAAATTCGCTACGTGAAAATTGCAAGAACCATACTCATTGTATTAATTGCCGCACTATTTGTTGGCAGCGCTACTCAAAAGAGTACTCCGTCTTGCCGCGAGATTGTGGAGCACATGCTTGACAGCATTAAAAACATTCGGACGCAATCCTGCAGCGTAAAAGCGACTGAGCGCATTGGGAAACGCTTTCTGATTGCTCAATCCTACATAAAAATCAATGTAAGTCCGCGTAAAATCTATTTCCACAGTCCGGAAAAAGGCGCTGAATTACTTTGGGTAGAAGGCAGCAACAAAGGCAATGCAATTGTTCACACGAAATCCATCCCTTTAATGAGTTTTGACTTGGATCCTTACGGCAGTATCATTCGTAAAGATCAGCACCATACCATCTTTGAGTTGGGAACCTATTATATCGGCACAACAATTGCAAATACCATCCTGAAAGCACCGAAAGATTTTGATAAACATTTTACGTATGCAGGCACACTTACCTGGAACAATAAAGAATGTTATCAGATCATCATTAGTTATCCGGATTATAAATACATTGATTACGTGGTTCAAAAAGGCGAAACCGTTACCAGCATTGCACACAAGCTGAATACCAGCGATTATAAGATTCGTTATAAAAACGACCTGTCCAGCTATTTTGGAGCCATCAAAACAGGTAAAAAACTGACCATACCTGTTCCCTATTCTAATAAAGCAATCATGTACGTGGATAAAAAAACGTATATCCCGATAAGCGTTACTGTATATGATGAAGAAGGCTTATATGAAGCATATGAATTTACCCACATGAGGATTAATCAAACCTTTAAATCCGATGAGTTTTTAAAGAGTTTTAAGGGCTATGGGTTCTAATAACAACGTGAATCTTAAATTAATTGAACGTTAAATTAAAAATGAGATTATCTTTGCAAACTATTTTATTAAAGCATGTTATTTAAACCGCGACATATTTTCTTTTTTATTCTGACGAGCACCTGCATTTTGTTTGTGTCGTTTGGTTTTAAAAAAACAGATAACGTATCCAACAATCGTGAGTTGATTGATAATATTTTTGAAGCGGTTGATAATATTAAAACCATGCGCTTTAACCTTCAATGCAACGAACGCATCAAAGGTAGAATGACCCACTATGAGTCAAAAGTAAAATTACAAATCTCTCCACGTAAAGTTTATTTATCCTTAAAAGGTCCGGAAGTATTATGGGTACAAGGACAAAATGGTGGCGATGCATTGGTAAATCCTGGAGCATTTCCATACATGAATTTGAATTTAGATCCTTACGGTTCAATTATGCGCAAAGACCAACATCATACAATTCATGAAATGGGCTTTCAGTACCTGGCAGATATTTTAAAAGACGGAATGAAACGTGCGGGTGATAAGCTGGATAAATACTTTGTTGTGGTAGGTGAAGAAAAATTAAACGGCAGAAATTGTTATAAACTGGCCATCTCTTTCCCTGATTTTGCTTGGGGAACATACACCGTAAAAAAAGGTGAGAACTTAACAACCATTGCTCGCAAATTAAGAATTAGTGAATATATGGTGTTGATGAACAATCCAAAAATAAGCTGGTACAACGATGTAAAAGAAGGACAAATTATTCAAGTACCGAATGCGTATGGTAAGCTAACGATTTTGTTGATTGACAAAGAGCTATTACTTCCTGTAAGCAATAAAGTATTTGACGATCGTGGTTTATTTGAAACTTACGAATACCATGATTTAGAAATTAATACCACCATCCAACCGGAAGAGTTTACAAAAGACTATAAGGATTATAATTTTTAAGGCGCCTTTTGTTATCGACTCCCCTCGAAGCGACAGGGTATCATGTCAGTTCGAGCAGAGTCGAGAACTTTATAACTGAAAGACTAATGTGCCTCCAACCAATTTTTGCCAACACCCATTCCTACTTCCATCGGAACTGTTAACGAAGGAATTGCATTTTTCATTCTATTTTCGATGATTGGCTTTACAATTTCCAACTCTTCCTTCAACACATCAAACACCAATTCATCATGCACTTGCAAAAGCATTTTTGATTTTATTCCTTTATCAATAAAATCTTTGTGAATGTTGATCATTGCAATTTTCAACATATCTGCAGCACTTCCTTGAATTGGAGAGTTGATCGCATTTCGTTCTGCATAACCTCTTACGGTATGGTTACTTGAATTGATATCGCGGAGATATCTTCTTCTTCCCATGATGGTTTCTACATATCCTTTTTCGCGTGCTTGTTCAATACTTTCATCCATATAGGCTTTGATGCGCGGATATTTTTCAAAGTAATTTTCAATAATCGCTGCGGCTTCTTTTCTTGGGATATTTAATCGTTCGGATAATCCGAAAGCAGAAATGCCATAAATAATTCCGAAGTTCACCATCTTCGCATTTCTACGCATATCAGATGTTACTTCTTCCAACGAAACGTTGTATACTTTTGCAGCTGTAGCTTTGTGAATATCTTGTCCGGATTGAAATGCATCAATCATCCCTTGATCTCTGCTCAACTCAGCAATTACACGTAATTCAATTTGCGAATAATCGGCTGATAATAATACGTGCTGCTCATCACGAGCAACAAATGCTTTTCTAATTTCACGTCCACGCTCGGTACGAATCGGAATGTTTTGAAGATTCGGATTATCGGAGCTCAAACGACCTGTTACGGCTACCACTTGATTATAGGAAGTGTGAATGCGATGTGTATTCGGATTAACTAATTCGGGTAAGGTGTCTACATAGGTGTTTTTTAATTTTACCAATTCACGGTAATCCAATATCTTCCCTACAATTTCATGTTTCCCTACTAACTTCGCCAAAACATCTTCACCGGTAGCATACTGTCCCGTTTTTGTTTTCTTAGGCTTTTCAGTAATCTGCAAAACATCAAACAATACTTCA
This portion of the Bacteroidota bacterium genome encodes:
- the kdsB gene encoding 3-deoxy-manno-octulosonate cytidylyltransferase, producing MKIIGIIPARYASTRFPAKPLIDIGGKSMIQRVYVQAKKSKFLADVVVATDDERIASHVKKFGGNVVMTSENHQSGTDRCYEAIQQFSKDADVVVNIQGDEPFIRPEQIDLVASCFSSPKVQIATLVKKITTDEELFNVNIPKVVLNKNKEAVLFSRQTIPHIRGKEMKDWLKSYAFYKHIGIYAYQTQILKEITALKPSDLELAESLEQLRWLENGYKINVEVTDFESVAVDTPDDLKKLTKFL
- a CDS encoding DUF1571 domain-containing protein, which encodes MKIARTILIVLIAALFVGSATQKSTPSCREIVEHMLDSIKNIRTQSCSVKATERIGKRFLIAQSYIKINVSPRKIYFHSPEKGAELLWVEGSNKGNAIVHTKSIPLMSFDLDPYGSIIRKDQHHTIFELGTYYIGTTIANTILKAPKDFDKHFTYAGTLTWNNKECYQIIISYPDYKYIDYVVQKGETVTSIAHKLNTSDYKIRYKNDLSSYFGAIKTGKKLTIPVPYSNKAIMYVDKKTYIPISVTVYDEEGLYEAYEFTHMRINQTFKSDEFLKSFKGYGF
- a CDS encoding DUF1571 domain-containing protein; this translates as MLFKPRHIFFFILTSTCILFVSFGFKKTDNVSNNRELIDNIFEAVDNIKTMRFNLQCNERIKGRMTHYESKVKLQISPRKVYLSLKGPEVLWVQGQNGGDALVNPGAFPYMNLNLDPYGSIMRKDQHHTIHEMGFQYLADILKDGMKRAGDKLDKYFVVVGEEKLNGRNCYKLAISFPDFAWGTYTVKKGENLTTIARKLRISEYMVLMNNPKISWYNDVKEGQIIQVPNAYGKLTILLIDKELLLPVSNKVFDDRGLFETYEYHDLEINTTIQPEEFTKDYKDYNF